One Rhizoctonia solani chromosome 3, complete sequence genomic region harbors:
- a CDS encoding ubiquitin thioesterase otubain-like — MSHTKVMYQRPMTTRDAISLRTTRPTPRKPRSSRSEIEEAQALVEDAFEILHSPASQEADSLATYRKKWDILRITLETTLYTTPINGSASKSNRSFVNGSSSGPIPRSPTSPRSKSPLDDPLLLSPPSLLGTTHSVAEAFYTGIRAS, encoded by the exons ATGTCACACACAAAGGTTATGTACCAACGACCTATGACTACCCGGGACGCAATTTCGCTTCGAACCACTCGTCCCACGCCTCGAAAACCCAGGTCGAGTCGGTCCGAG ATTGAGGAGGCACAAGCACTCGTAGAGGATGCATTTGAAATACTACATTCACCTGCGTCTCAAGAAGCCGATTCACTAGCAACGTACAGAAAAAAGTGGGACATTCTACGTATTACGCTGGAAACGACGTTGTACACTACACCCATCAATGGTTCAGCTTCCAAATCCAACCGCTCGTTCGTCAATGGTTCATCCTCTGGTCCGATCCCCCGCAGCCCAACCTCCCCTCGATCAAAATCGCCCCTGGACGATCCGCTTTTGCTTTCTCCGCCCTCGCTTTTGGGAACTACACACTCGGTCGCTGAAGCTTTTTACACCGGCATTAGAGCGTCCTAA